One segment of Dama dama isolate Ldn47 chromosome 15, ASM3311817v1, whole genome shotgun sequence DNA contains the following:
- the ZNF511 gene encoding zinc finger protein 511, which produces MQLPPSLHARLAGAPGAAAPLPVQRDPLAGNAPFRFAARQVRFPREHEFFEDGDVQRHLYLQDVITQVAAEPERPRVPEFTCQVAGCCQVFDALEDYEHHYHTLHGNVCSSCKRAFPSGHLLDTHILEWHDSLFQILAERQDMYQCLVEGCAEKFRTGRDRKEHLVTHHLYPADFRFDKPRKGGGPASKVSTEAPGEDQAPPEGDAMEVCSEHAEAHPEPPRERRVYGHRIPSTICFGQGASRGFKSTKKKSKHL; this is translated from the exons ATGCAGCTGCCGCCCTCCCTGCACGCCCGCCTGGCGGGAGCCCCTGGGGCGGCCGCGCCGCTGCCCGTGCAGCGGGACCCCCTGGCCGGGAACGCGCCCTTCCGCTTCGCGGCGCGCCAGGTGCGCTTCCCGCGGGAGCACGAATTCTTCGAG GACGGGGACGTGCAGAGGCACCTCTACCTCCAGGATGTGATTACGCAGGTGGCTGCGGAGCCGGAGAGGCCCAG GGTGCCCGAGTTCACCTGTCAGGTGGCTGGCTGCTGCCAGGTGTTTGACGCCCTGGAGGACTATGAGCACCACTACCACACCCTGCACGGAAACGTCTGCTCCTCCTGTAAGCGGGCCTTCCCCTCTGGGCACCTGCTGGACACCCACATCCTGGAGTGGCACGACTCACTGTTTCAGATCCTGGCCGAGCGGCAGGACATG TACCAGTGCCTGGTGGAGGGCTGCGCGGAGAAGTTCAGGACCGGCAGAGACCGGAAGGAGCACCTGGTGACGCACCACCTCTACCCCGCAGACTTCCGCTTTGACAAGCCCAGGAAGGGCGGAGG CCCAGCCTCGAAGGTGTCGACAGAAGCCCCTGGGGAGGACCAGGCACCCCCTGAAGGAGATGCCATGGAAGTCTGCTCTGAACACGCAGAGGCCCACCCAGAACCTCCAAGAGAGAGGCGGGTCTACGGCCACAG GATACCGTCAACCATCTGTTTCGGGCAGGGTGCCTCTCGAGGATTTAAAAGCACCAAGAAGAAAAGCAAGCACCTGTGA